The sequence atatgGCATAAGAATTATTAAACATCTGTGTCATATAAAAGCACAatcactgttaaaaaaacagtGGCTTATTGTTTTATTCCCTGTTTGtttaaagtatacatttaaGCAGGAAATGTAAAATTAGGGTATAACTGCATTGCGAAAAATGAGACACTATGAACATCTCTCCCAGGTGACTCCTGAGCATGAGGGCTAAATAGTAACTATCTCAGGCTTTTTTGTACTTGTATGCATGCACTCCCTCATTCTGGTGTGAATATGTGTGTCTACTGAACGTGTTTATGCACTGCAGCATTATTTTTTAACAGTCAATGTTTGAtgaatatgatttatttatagAAATTAGGATGAATTAaaacactttatattcattCCCTGTTCAATATATGGGGACACATCACTCGAGTCTTTCCAGATCTGTGAGTTAATTTGACAGCTCACGGGGTGTTTTACAGTCTCCTCTGTTAGACAGGTACCCTAGGGCGAGCCAGCTGGATTGTGGATGCTTACAGATTTGGCTGCAGCTTCGTGCTGGGTgtcatctgtctgcgcgctccGCCGCTGCATGGCTATTTTTTTGTCCTCCTGACATCATGTGGATGAGCAGTTTGTGCCTGGCAGGGTTTGTCTTTCCAGGTCTGCCATCAAACTCAGCCAGCGAGCTCCTAATCTGGCGCGGCACCGCTCCCAACGCCGGCACCCCCGGCATACCGCGGGCCACTAAAACTTTCACAAGCGTCAGAGGAGATCGCAGCACTCCTACACGCGGAGCAGAAGGGAGGGGAGATGTGGCGGGGGGAGTCGCTGCCAGGGGACTTGTTTTGCTCACACACGGAGAATGTCCCCACTTTAACCGCGGGAATGTCACTGCCGATTGCGCGCTCTGCAAGAGACGCGCGCTTCCACAGGTTTGGGCATCTCTCCGCCTGTTGCCGGCAGTTTTACTCGGACACCGACGCAAATCCGCGGGGGGAAGTGACAGGGACAAGTCCACACACACTCGCGCGCGCATGCATGTTCTCTGCCCCTCAAATGTGCTGTGAACATTAATTGTGAAAGACACGATGATTCCACCCAAAGAGCTTTACAGTTTAGCATCGCCAGACGGGGCTGACAGGATTGCTAGGCTTTCCAGAAAAGCACATGATGATAAGTACATATGTTGATTCTCAGACTACAGGAGGGGTCCAGTGGACTCCATTCAGCCCCGAGAGAATGCACAGACACCGGCCCTGATGGGCTGCATCTCTATTTCTAtaactccctctctctctctctctctctctgctggactCTCAGGGGGTAAACCGGTACCAGGATTGGTGACCTGCTCTTTTGCCCAGGGTTGGCAATGACTGACGAAGAGATAGGCAGAGGAAGAGAGTCAGACAGGCTGCTCAGCCCCAGGATGAGAGCTCTCACCAGGGCTGCAGGTCATTGAGATCCTCCACCTGTTTCACGCCACCATCAGCCTGCGGCACGAGATCAAGACCTGAGCgagaaaacaaatataaaagacAGCTAGAGCAAGTAAacaagagaatgagagagaaggAAAGCCATTCAGCGCAAAATAATGATACCCATTGGGTAATGAGAACCATGGCCAGAGATGGCAATGAGGGGAAgatgtgtgcgtatgtgtggcCCTGTgggtatgttttgtgttttaaagcgTCTCAGACCTCCATCCAAACACTTCACTATGTGTTCAGAATGCGCTCCAGGAGTCAAGAGCTCATCTAAAGTCAAGTCAGCACATTAGACCCGTGACTTAACATTCACAAATACAACTCAGTCTATATGTTTAATATATTCATGAttgaatatttatatttcttgAGAAGAATGTTTTATTCTTATTCTTATATGAAGCTGAATTAaagaattttaaaatataattttaaatttttagGAAAGTGGCACATTCCATTTCAGACTAATGATccattttactgtatataaatgcaCGAATAAAACCAATAGTGAATTTTAGAGGAGTTGACCAGAAATGCATTCCTTCTATTGAACGTCAAACAAAAACAGGACTTCATTAGAAACTCGGAAAGTTATCCTTCTCTAACTTTTCCAGCCTATCCATTATTTGCCCTTGTAAAACCTTTGTCATTTAATTAAGCCTCATATTTTATTTGGGAACTGAAATTCCCTGAGGCTATTTTAATAGCTCAAATAACACACTGTACTTTAATATTGTTGTATCAGATTGATACTTTCTGACTTTCTCAgactttataaaaatatataatgaggAGACTATAATTAGGCAAGATAACATTCTAAATGACCTCCATGAAAAACGTATTTTTTCCGTGTCCCTTGATTTTCATGTGCTATTTTCtattatcatttatattatgtGTTGTTGCTGGATTCAAACcaaaacattttctaaacaGTAAAATTAATATTATGTAACAGAAGGTTAAATCATTGATATCTgacaatttgtttttattatgtctGATGAATacactataaaataataaaaaatacagtacaggGTCTTTTTGCACTTACTATTTGCAACACAACATGAGGGTTGTAAGTATTGTGCCATGATTATTACCTACACTATAGATGATAATACTGAGAGACAGCACACATCTCATTACAGCAATAATAATTCTGTCTGTAAACCAAATACCtaactgaaaatatatattctcaGGACCCCATGAAAGTCTTTCTccctgtttacattttttcttctgAAATATGCTTGTATATTTAAGAGATATAGTAATGTACATTGTCATTTATTGATTATTAATGTTTGAGTATGTTTCTACTCTAATCCATCTTTATCAAATTAAGGTTTTATAACCTAAtaataattttgattttttttactccaAATCTGTCAATCTCACCATGACATGATGCAGAAACACAATGATCAAATAATACTTTGTCTCCATCTAGTGCCTACGGATATTGTTTTAAAGGAAAGATTGAGTAGCCTAAAAATCTAATATAGTCATCAAGTGGTCTCTCATATACTATTCTAGACTAATTTGTAATATTGGGAATTATTTAATGTGTAATGTTTAATTTTGATCTGTAAAAACACTGTACAATTATTCAATTTAATGTGTGTGACATGGTCTTATTAAAAGTAGCCTATATACATGATAACACTAAAATACTCTGATTACTTTAACCCTGTTTTCTACCCCTATAAACCATTGAAAAATTACGGTGAGTAAAATTCCTAGgtattaaagtatttttaaacattactgtagtaaataataAACCGTAATATTCTATGgtattttctacatttttactgtatagtcaatactacaaaatactatagtttacataatatattatactacctatatatatatatatatatataatatatatatatatatatatatatagtatatgcaATTTAggctatataatataaatattttactatACTGTACAACCCCATTTCCACTAATATTTAGAAacgtatttttttaataaatggtgATTACATTTCATTAAATGCATACAATATTTATCGTATTAAGTATGATTTATGTTAAATGCTCTTTCATTTAAGGAGCCTATATTATAAACGTATAGATTcgctttaattaaaaacaagatTGCACGTATACTGTTTTACTTTTAGTGGCCGGAAAtaagcaataaaaacataagcaACGCTGATCTAACGTTGGTCCAGAATGTTAAACTAATATCTGTAAGATCTTTAAGAGCCCGTGAAGTGTACCACGACCACAACACGGTTGCGAAGCGACCTTTATTTTGACACGATCgtcaaaacttttattttgaaattgctTGTTATTATAGCTTGCACATGACTTGTTTAGCCGTTTTACTGTGTAAAGAATCGTTTCAACTTCTTGAAACAGTTTACTAGTTTTCCTGGTTAAAAACGATACTTATTAGTTTGCCTCGTGTAATTCAGTTGGCAGATTAAACTAGTATCTCGTCGTGATGGAGAAGATAGTTAAAGGTGAGTCTTTTAATAAAAGGACATCTAACTGTTAAAGTTATTTATCTGCAGTCTGTAACGCTTTTTGGCGTAACAgtgacaaatatatattttacttgTACAATCATTCATTTTACGCTAATTTTGCAACCAAACTAACTTGCACGTAAAAACCAATTCAATGAGAATGTTTACACGTTCAGAGGCATGGGGGAATTCGTGCAGTGTCATATGAAATGACAGCATCTCTTAATGGGCAAATGActgttaaaatatgaaaaaagaacGTGAAAAGTATTTGTCCCTGTGCAGATGTTGGCGATATTCAATCCAGGCTTATTGATCACAGGCCAGTTCTGCAGGGAGAAATCAGATACTTCCTTAGAGAATTTGAggtatgtttttgtttcattatacAGCTTTTATTCGGGCactattcaaaaataaaaaattcatcAGTATATGCTGGAATGGAATTAATGAAAACTTTTATAAGAACAGAAGTGTTTGTTGTTTCTCAGGAGAAGCGAGCTTTCAGAGAATGCCGTCTGCTTGAGAAGCTGAATAAGATGATATCAGACACAAACGATCATGATCTGCCTCAGTGCACTGACAGTATGCACGACAAACTGTGTGATGCTCTCACACGGTGTAAGTCTCATTAATATCCATACCGATGCCGAGTATCAACCATGTAAGGACTAATAATTTATATGTGTCAGGATCATTTTCCTTGAGTCCATGTTACAAGAAGCAcggttgtttttttatgtaaacttAAGACCTGACCCATAAATGCTTTGACATGGTGCAAAAgtaataatgtaaatgtattgaatGATTCAAAGTCTACCGTTTCATCTTCAGTTGAAGCAGCAAATCATATGACTCAGAGGATCCAACAGAGGGAGCTAGCTGCTGAACAGGTACCTGTGGACAGTGGTTTTGCATCTTTATATTATCTTATATATTCATTAGTAAGTTTATAACTTCAATGCCGTTCTATGTTCAAATGTTTTGGCAGATAGatttaatcaacattttatttctctATCATATACTGTTTGTATTGAAAATTGAATGCATAAAGTGTTCAATGTAGAGTACTCAGGGAAATGTAATGACTATCCCATGCATAAAGAAAACTCGCATAATGAACACTGTTTGCTTCATATTGCATACTGTTTGACTGATCTTTTAGAGATGGTAATGATTTAACACATTCTGCACATAATATGTGCATTgacttgtatgtgtgtgtttagagtACACATCTGCAGGTGTTTGCGGAGAGACAGAGGCAGGACTGGGAGACGTTTCTGAAAGAGCAGTCTCGTCTCAAGGAGGAGGTAGATGAGGAGCACGCTAAAGCTGTGGGAAGACTCAGTGCACAGTATGATGAGATGAAGAAAGACCTGGCGAAATACAGCAGCTTCTGAacctgtgtgtgcatgcgtgcgtgcatgtacggtgtgtgtgtgtgtgacctttaatgtaaataatatttttatggtACTGACATATCAATGAAATACATATAaattcatttctttttatgttggctgttttgtgtttacccaaaaatgaaaggtttgtcattatttactcacccataaatgtcatttcaaactcatCAACTCATTTTTCTCTCTATTTGTAGCTCAGAAGgaggattaaaaaaaaaacatttatgaattaaGTCCTAAAGAACATTTAAAGTTTCACAAAAGTGGTACACGTGACTACTGTGCACTATATTTCAAGTGTGCTGAATGCATTTGATAGCTTTGTGTAAGGAAAAGATTAACGTTTTGTTATTCACTGACAGCCTTTCCACTGCAGTCTTTTCTATAAATCACtcacaatacaatacatttcaatccaaaaataatgaattaaattaCCAAATTAAATCCAAAAATCTTTTCTCTCTGCTCAACTGTCCCTGTGTTTTCCACATAATAGGAAATGTCAGACAGCACATTTATTAAATCAGAGCGGCTTTTGACAGGGGTGGAGCGTTTGGACCGTCAGTGCTTAACATGCAATAATATATGCTCAGTGTCTATTATGTAATGTAGTATATGGCACATCTGTTTACTGCTCCTCAAGGTGTGGAAGCACCTgtgcaagacattattgcaaaCATGATTAAAACTATTCCAGACTGCTTAAACATAAACACATTGCAgtaaaaatgaagtaaattccACCATGACGTTTTTTAGCTTCTTTGAGGTACTGGCTGGGTCATGGTGTTGACTTTTCCAGCCCCTTTGATCTAAAAGTAAATATTGTTCCAGTCTTTCAAGAATCAATAAAACCATTAGGTAGACATCCAACATGACTCCAGTAACAGTACCTCTGCCACAAactctcaaaaataaaataaagtctaTTGTAAACTGAACTCTTGATTTCTAAGGCAAGCATGTTGCTCACACTAACAATATCTAGGCTCAGAGTGTTAAACTTAACTCCTCGCGCCCTGTTTGTGCCAAGAACATGAACCTGCTTCACTTTTCTAcagtaaatgacattttatttccaggcgataaaatataaaaaattccACAGAAAAGTATATCTAGAGGGACCAGAGCTATATCTAAAGACCTAGGCCTGTATTCACAAAACCTTTTATCTTACCACGGAAAGGTCttctaaacagcagtaaaagtttttagttaaaAGAGTTTCTCAAAATCTATGCTGAAAGCAAATAGAAAGAATTCTTAAACTATTAGAGAAAAAGCGGGGTTGACCATGTTGCCTTGTTGGATGATGTCAGCTAGATAACTATTTATGCCCACAGTGATTGGCAGAAAGGGGATGGGTTTCTGTCAGTGATTTAATAACAATATTGTAGGTATGATGTTTCTATgttcacactgtaaaactttgctttaatttcgcagcaggtttgccagtaatttactgtagatttaatgtacaatttttttttaagcataaacttacccagtttatatatttttctttcataaaacaagactttatatcttgggtcacttttcttgttatgtaaatgtatcgtaatttaagaagttttaaacatttttacagagaacaagagaaaaatgctaaggaagaatgtcattttttgcaggtgttgctgtgctaatgccagtctcttcattgctcattttaaatctcaaaagtcaaagtgttttaattttgattaaagtaattgaaaacagtactaattggaaagtatattaagtagtaattaaatctacagtaaattactggcaaacctgctgcaaaaactacagcaaagttttacagtgcaattaatatcttaaaataaaaatgttttgtgaatatggGCCCTGAGACCTATAAGACCATACATAAAATACTGCATAACAATGTCATAGCTACAGTACTATTTAAATATCTAAATGGCTAACAAGCACCACTCCAAATTTCTTAAAAGAAATGCACAATTCTAGTTTATGATtgttaaatgtcatttatatCCAACAAAATTGAAACCAGTTAGAGAAGCAAAATAAAGGTAAGTTAATAATGTCCAGTAGGCTTGTCTATCAGAATATAATACcgcttgtttgttttgacatgatGACAACTACCATTTTGGGCTTATAGCGCTAATGTGGTGTTAGTTTTATTGTTGAATTTAGATTTAATAAAGCAGTTGAACTGGGGTTAGTGTACGTCAATGTTTGGTTTTGTCATTTCTCATTATTGAGGTCTCTCACAGAGCAGGGCTATAATGTTCCCATTAGCATGTAAATGGTAATTTGACTTGCCTTGAGTGTGACAGATTTGCAGCTGCAGATATTTTGAGGTGTAGCCGGTTTAGCATTCTAGCCAGTCACTTGTCTCCGCTGTGGCAAACTCAAGTCAGTCACTGGAAGCTAATGAGGAGTGACACAGCGGAAACATGCATCTCCTTCAACAACAAGGCACCTTTCATCTGCGCCTGTTTGCTTTTGCAACTCCGCTTGAGAAAAGAAAATAGACAGAAAATTTTAGAaaggtcaaataaaaaatgagccGACAAACAAATCCCAAGAGTGTGATTACAACCCTTTTGTGATATATTTCTGTCAGCCTGTTTAAATGTCTCCCCtggaaaatatgttttgtgtggGCTGTGAATGTGATCAAATGTGTGCATTACTGATGCTTaggtttttattttaacatcccAAAATCCCATAGTTAGAAACATTGGaggaatataaacatttttgctGTATAAAGCTGCTAGAAAACCTAATGGAGGGCCAAACGAACAGGGCTCAACATACATCAGCATTTTGCGTCAATATTGTTTGGAAAAAAGACTCTATCACCCCTGCACGCTGACCCCGGAGGAAACCTCCCTGCTTTTCAGTGGCTCGCACAGGAAGCAGCATTTGAAACAATCATTTCCTCTCTGAGGCGCTCAAGATAGACTCTGTCCGGGAAGATGAGCTAAAGTAACTTTAAGCACGGCCGCTGGAGTTTATCTGAGCGTGACCTTCCACACCAGCACGAAGGAACGGCAGATTGTTTTCCGTCTACTCTCTATCAGTTTCACATAGTCCTTCCTGTTTTTCAGGGAACGTGGTGATCCAGGCAGGGAGCTAAGCACCCTGCCAACATAAATCGTGTAGGAAAAGGCATTGAGAACTTATCAACTGGCAAAAACTCTGGAGACACAGTCGAGGAAATGTCGGATCACAGGAAGGTAGACATTCATCCAAGCAGCGGGACATCCATTTACAGTTACTGTGTCATTTTGGTTCGGTGGTTTTTGAGAAGCTTATCAATCAGCAAACTATAACCAGTGAAGCTTGTTGACCATGCAGCAACTTCCTGGTAAAGCAGGTCTGTTGGGTTCAAGGGTTAGTTCATGCAAAAATCAttcttttgtcattatttacttaccccTGTGTCTTTTAAACTCTCAATGGCAAAAATAATAAGTAAtgtttgagtaaataatgacaaaatattcatttttgcatAAACTACTGTAGCCTATTCCTTTAACCTTATAAGTCTGGTAAGCATGCCTATCGCCCCAGCATCCAACAAATGATGTTCAGCATGAACAGTGCTGATCCTAAACAAAAACTTGATCACAATACATAAGTATAAGTACtgtgtgcaataaaacatggcaTTACCATTACACATTTAGGTAAATTTTTGTAGAGTGTCCTCCGAAATATTTCCAGTATTGATGGTTTGggtcttttctttttcttgtccTCACCCTTCCCCATCCTTTCTTCCCTAAAGAACTATAGAGAAATGGGTTTGCTCCAGACATCCACACCACTCTTGAATCCCAGGCTCAATAAATGCtttcctctgtgttcatttgTCTCAGAAATCCTGACAGGGCCCTTGGCATGGCCTAGTGTGAACTTTCAACCTACTATATTAAAAAGTGCACTCATTGTCTGAAAGAAAGGCCACCAGGACAGAGAAAAAGAAATtgaaaagagaagagaagaaaagcattttttaagTGTTATTGTTCCCCTAGAGAGTGCAGAGGATATTAATTTTAAGAGGCCGTTCATGATGAGGTATTTCAACTTGCTGAGTACTCTTGCTCTATTGTGTCTCTCTATAGCAATAGCAATTACGAGCCTCTCCAAATGAAAACAGCAGTGAGAGGTGGGCTGCGACCAGCTTAATAACTCAGCATTACTGCACCGCAGGGTTTGTTGAGTGCACAGTAAAACAGGTGGCTAAGTGAATGAATTCTTTGGCAGTGGTAAACGTTCACCCTGAGAGCACGTCAATGGAGAAAACTTGCAGGAGATGCTTGGGCTGTCAAAGGGAATTAAGAATATGGCTATGTCCCAATTCCTATACTTACTGTAGACGAGTACATACTTGGTGCATATGAGGTAAAAATACTAACACATCATACTGTACTGTTTGTGTTTACCAGTGGTACGTTCACATTTACAGACCATTTTATTGCACAAATATTGTGTAATAAAGAAGGCCATCAACCTTTTTGTCAGTACTATCTGTACACTGGTTTATACTGTAGATGAAACTACCCAAAAAAGTATACACTCATGCAAACTTAATCTTGATGTATTTGATGCATGTTTCATTTAGTTTCTGATGCTGCTATTGCTAGTGTATAAAGGGATATTTTAGCTGAGAAAAACAGGACCCATAATCCGTCACTCGGCCAAGTCAGAAAGTGATAAGAGCACAAATAACAACTTATTTCCACAGTCAGTCAACCTGCTGAACAATGGGCAGCTGATGGTAGAGAATGCTTTGTCATTGTTTGAGTGCTGTGGTCTCAGGGTTCAGGAATGTCTATAGATCAGAAGCAGAATACTTAAAGAATTCCcacatttcagcaaataatgttTGGACTGTGTTTGTGCCAGTATCCAACACTGGCATGAGCAATGTTGTGCTATTGATAACAGAATAATTTCACTTTTCTACAAGACTATCAGTCATTCATCATGCTGTTGtccaaaaccttgtatctccatatttcgtgatttttattttgccataaattattattattagtcaccctttatatCTGGCAATGGGTTTAGCAACTATCTAAGCAATAAAAAGTATGAAaatgtgcttgtcaactttgacaacacagtatttaatcatttaaagtacaGCCTTTTTACCATTTCCTGATAAACAACGAATTTAaacatccgaggttttggaaggacagtgacgatataTTCAATTTTGTAAAATGTCTGACATTTGATCTGTAGATATGATTGTTGTGACTGTAATTTATCTATTTTCCTTCATTTGCTCAAAAAGATAGACAGAAAGATAGTATTATCCTTAAACAGCAGATGAACTAACCATGTAACAGTTGTAATGCGTGCAATTTCACCAAACCTTTTGCTGTTTTGTGCTATATGTAGTACCTGCTTCTTCTTTTAAACAGTCCCAACTATCTTGAACATTTTTTCTTCAAGGTCTAAGGTTACTTTAATGTCATTTCACTATATGGAGTGGTACGGCGCACAGTATAGCGGATACAAGACAGAACTAACACAAGACAAAAGCAGAGAAGCTGTACATAAGACTGCATAAAGTGCATGTGTATAACTTTGTGCAAACAGCGCAAGTCAGTACAGAGGCCAACAAATTGGGCTTTCCTCAGCTTTCACAGTTGGGCTTTCTTGATTATGGAGtggctgttaaagaaatagttcacccaatatttacttaatattatccataatttactcaccttcatgccaTCCTACTTGAacagtatatgactttctttctttagccAGACACAATTTGAGTAATTTTTCCCAGATTGGTAATGGCCCCAAACATGCATATATCCATCATACAACTTCTgatgcaaaaaatgtttttgagtaaaaaatattaacattttaatgcatttagtTAAGATAGATCTTTGTACATGTATAGATTAGAAAATGACAGGTAATGGCAGTACGCCGGCGTTGCAAAGAATCTCAACAAATGATAGAAAAAGAAGTAGAAAAGAAATCGAAGTCTGTATTAATGGGTCAGGTGTTGGCGGGAGAggtttttagccgattcttaaagatggctacagaatctgctgatcttatAGCaacaggcagatcattccatagtcgtggaacagatccagagaaggtatgtgagggtgatttttttctctttttgggatggcaccacaagacgttgtttaTTAGCAGAGCGCAGGGATTTAGAGGGTACATAAATCTGTATTagagagtgaaggtaagggggtgccgaaccagtggtgcttttgtaggccaagagcagagctgaCTTATCGTATATGCTGACTTACCGTTCTTTCTGAGACCCACAATTGTTTGATCTGTGATGCTTGGTTGGAGCTGTGTGTTGATATAGTTGTGAGCCAGCAGCATTAACAACAGTGATCTGAGCACACAGCTCTGC comes from Triplophysa rosa linkage group LG23, Trosa_1v2, whole genome shotgun sequence and encodes:
- the bloc1s5 gene encoding biogenesis of lysosome-related organelles complex 1 subunit 5, encoding MEKIVKDVGDIQSRLIDHRPVLQGEIRYFLREFEEKRAFRECRLLEKLNKMISDTNDHDLPQCTDSMHDKLCDALTRFEAANHMTQRIQQRELAAEQSTHLQVFAERQRQDWETFLKEQSRLKEEVDEEHAKAVGRLSAQYDEMKKDLAKYSSF